One window of Puntigrus tetrazona isolate hp1 chromosome 14, ASM1883169v1, whole genome shotgun sequence genomic DNA carries:
- the wnt8a gene encoding protein Wnt-8a ORF1 isoform X1, producing the protein MPCSLERCVTRLLSLLGYPPQCLCLASPREGSVEESGLAHAAMNPCQLFASLVMSMCCHVLSTTAWSVNNFLMTGPKAYLTYTSSVQAGAQSGIEECKHQFAWDRWNCPESALQLSTHNGLRSASRETAFVHAISAAGVMYTLTKNCSMGDFDNCGCDDSKIGKMGGRGWVWGGCSDNVDFGERIAKQFVDALENGHDSRAAVNLHNNEAGRLAVKATLKRTCKCHGVSGSCSIQTCWMQLADFREIGTYLKIKHDQAKKLEMDKIRMRAGNSADNRGAIADTFSTVARTELIYMEDSPDYCVKNLSLGLHGTEGRECLQSGKNLSQWEKRSCRRLCHECGLKVEERRIETVSSCNCKFHWCCTVKCDTCTQTVTKYFCAKRHKNRRPHNNSRRRQNARNR; encoded by the exons ATGCCTTGCTCGCTGGAGCGCTGCGTCACTCGTCTTCTGTCTCTTCTTGGGTATCCGCCTCAGTGTTTGTGCCTTGCATCTCCGCGAGAAGGGAGCGTCGAAGAATCAGGGCTCGCGCACGCAGCAATGAACCCTTGCCAGCTTTTTGCATCGTTGGTGATGTCCATGTGCTGTCACGTACTGTCGACAACAGCATG gTCAGTGAATAACTTCCTGATGACAGGACCAAAG GCTTACCTCACATACACCAGCAGTGTGCAGGCTGGGGCTCAGAGTGGCATTGAAGAGTGTAAGCATCAGTTCGCGTGGGACAGGTGGAACTGCCCGGAAAGCGCGCTGCAGTTATCCACACATAACGGTCTGCGAAGTG cCAGCAGAGAGACAGCTTTCGTGCATGCCATAAGTGCTGCTGGAGTTATGTACACTTTGACAAAGAACTGCAGCATGGGGGACTTCGATAACTGTGGCTGTGACGACTCCAAGATAGGAAAAATGG gtGGTCGCGGTTGGGTTTGGGGAGGCTGCAGTGACAATGTTGACTTTGGAGAAAGAATTGCTAAACAATTCGTGGACGCGCTGGAAAATGGTCACGACTCGCGCGCTGCAGTCAACCTGCACAACAACGAAGCTGGTCGACTC GCTGTCAAAGCGACTCTCAAAAGGACCTGTAAGTGTCACGGTGTGTCCGGAAGCTGCAGTATTCAGACATGCTGGATGCAACTGGCCGATTTCAGAGAAATCGGTACCTATCTGAAGATCAAGCACGATCAAGCAAAGAAGCTGGAGATGGACAAAATTCGGATGAGGGCCGGTAACAGCGCGGACAACCGCGGCGCAATCGCGGACACGTTCAGCACCGTTGCGCGCACGGAACTCATTTACATGGAAGATTCTCCAGACTACTGCGTGAAAAACCTCAGCCTGGGACTACACGGAACGGAAGGCAGGGAATGCCTGCAAAGCGGAAAGAATCTTTCCCAGTGGGAGAAGAGAAGCTGCAGGCGGCTCTGCCACGAGTGTGGTCTGAAAGTTGAAGAGAGGAGGATAGAGACTGTGAGCAGCTGCAACTGTAAATTTCACTGGTGTTGCACGGTCAAATGTGACACATGCACTCAGACTGTGACCAAGTATTTTTGCGCGAAAAGGCACAAAAACCGCCGGCCGCACAACAATTCGCGAAGAAGACAGAACGCGCGTAACAGATGA
- the wnt8a gene encoding protein Wnt-8a ORF1 isoform X2 produces MDHLCSKCLCLASPREGSVEESGLAHAAMNPCQLFASLVMSMCCHVLSTTAWSVNNFLMTGPKAYLTYTSSVQAGAQSGIEECKHQFAWDRWNCPESALQLSTHNGLRSASRETAFVHAISAAGVMYTLTKNCSMGDFDNCGCDDSKIGKMGGRGWVWGGCSDNVDFGERIAKQFVDALENGHDSRAAVNLHNNEAGRLAVKATLKRTCKCHGVSGSCSIQTCWMQLADFREIGTYLKIKHDQAKKLEMDKIRMRAGNSADNRGAIADTFSTVARTELIYMEDSPDYCVKNLSLGLHGTEGRECLQSGKNLSQWEKRSCRRLCHECGLKVEERRIETVSSCNCKFHWCCTVKCDTCTQTVTKYFCAKRHKNRRPHNNSRRRQNARNR; encoded by the exons TGTTTGTGCCTTGCATCTCCGCGAGAAGGGAGCGTCGAAGAATCAGGGCTCGCGCACGCAGCAATGAACCCTTGCCAGCTTTTTGCATCGTTGGTGATGTCCATGTGCTGTCACGTACTGTCGACAACAGCATG gTCAGTGAATAACTTCCTGATGACAGGACCAAAG GCTTACCTCACATACACCAGCAGTGTGCAGGCTGGGGCTCAGAGTGGCATTGAAGAGTGTAAGCATCAGTTCGCGTGGGACAGGTGGAACTGCCCGGAAAGCGCGCTGCAGTTATCCACACATAACGGTCTGCGAAGTG cCAGCAGAGAGACAGCTTTCGTGCATGCCATAAGTGCTGCTGGAGTTATGTACACTTTGACAAAGAACTGCAGCATGGGGGACTTCGATAACTGTGGCTGTGACGACTCCAAGATAGGAAAAATGG gtGGTCGCGGTTGGGTTTGGGGAGGCTGCAGTGACAATGTTGACTTTGGAGAAAGAATTGCTAAACAATTCGTGGACGCGCTGGAAAATGGTCACGACTCGCGCGCTGCAGTCAACCTGCACAACAACGAAGCTGGTCGACTC GCTGTCAAAGCGACTCTCAAAAGGACCTGTAAGTGTCACGGTGTGTCCGGAAGCTGCAGTATTCAGACATGCTGGATGCAACTGGCCGATTTCAGAGAAATCGGTACCTATCTGAAGATCAAGCACGATCAAGCAAAGAAGCTGGAGATGGACAAAATTCGGATGAGGGCCGGTAACAGCGCGGACAACCGCGGCGCAATCGCGGACACGTTCAGCACCGTTGCGCGCACGGAACTCATTTACATGGAAGATTCTCCAGACTACTGCGTGAAAAACCTCAGCCTGGGACTACACGGAACGGAAGGCAGGGAATGCCTGCAAAGCGGAAAGAATCTTTCCCAGTGGGAGAAGAGAAGCTGCAGGCGGCTCTGCCACGAGTGTGGTCTGAAAGTTGAAGAGAGGAGGATAGAGACTGTGAGCAGCTGCAACTGTAAATTTCACTGGTGTTGCACGGTCAAATGTGACACATGCACTCAGACTGTGACCAAGTATTTTTGCGCGAAAAGGCACAAAAACCGCCGGCCGCACAACAATTCGCGAAGAAGACAGAACGCGCGTAACAGATGA